agggcccataatcctggggcaagaggctggcaaccaggcccctccaaaacccagtggcgaagtTATTTTCGCCACATTATAATTTTTGGGATTCATCCTGTGTTGTCATGTATGATGAAAAACTGCAGGTCCTTAGCATCTCTATGGACTTTTCCTTCTATGGACCATATCTGGCTGGTCAGTTTTCTACTATATTTGATGTTTCACACAATTACTACTACAATTTAATCACAGTTAtatggaaatttattttttatattttctttaagAAACCTGACAACAAAATATACATTATATTTAATAACTAGAAATATAATGGAACAATAAGGAATAATCACTCTTAATATCTTATAAAATGATTATCCCATAGGAAGGAAACAGAATGATCATTACAGAGGGAAACTCAAGTCAACATTGTGAGTACCTTCAACCACAAAGAAGGAACCTTCATCATGGACACCAAAATACTTTTGTTCATATAATCTGTTCTGCGAACTGGAAATGAGGGATTGAGTTTGGTAATATtaagagacagaattaaaaaatgtaaatccTTATAAAAATTGTGAACAATCCACAAAATCAGGCACATTAGCAGTAATAATGGATCTTAGAATTTGACCATTCTGTGGTGTGGGAGCTTGTAACTCAGTAAATTAAATTCCATGTTAAGAAAACTTGAGATATTTAATGACAGATCAGAGATGAAAAATAATCTTTACTACAGCAGTACTTAACCCCCTTTAgtagagattttcttatttttctcagaCTAAACACTCTTGAACAATTTGTTTGAAAAATAATATTCTGATAGTAGGGTTCTCCACATCTTCAGCTCTATAGATCATATCTGTAATTCAAGTAGCCATTGATAAATCACTTCCAGTATAAGTGGTTGTGATGTGACAGTCACCTGTTATGGCCATGATGACAACACCTTTAGCAGCAATTGACAACACCAGGGAACCCTGACGATCAGTTCAGGTAAGCCCTTTGGCTGTTTTCTACGCCAACCGTCTCATTCATCGTTAATATGGCCTAGAAGCAGCTCGGTgatattgaagtgaatgagactaagctgcaataccaagcacatccgctaTTCCATGGAAAGCATTGTGCtttgtaagctgcaaggaggcctcgtccaacagctgatcggtgggggtctcgagTGTCAAATCCCCTccccccaatctgatattgatgacctatcttgaagaCAGGTCagacttctcccctgtgtgagattTCAGATGTCGAATAAGACTTGATTGAAGGATAAAACatatcccacattctgaacatgaaaatttcTTCTGTCCTAAGTGGATTCTTAGATGTTTCAAAAGACCAGATTTCTCActaaaagatttcccacattctgagcatgaaaatggcttctctcctgtgtgaattctttgatgtacTACAAGCATTGCTTTCATGCGAAAACACTTTCCACAATCAGGACACAGAaaaggcttctctcctgtgtgaattctctgatgtttaacaagatcagATTTATGactaaaacactttccacattcaaTACATGAGAATGGCTTCTCAccagtgtgagttctctgatgtagaATAAAACTTGATTGAcgggtaaaacattttccacaatctgaacatgaaaatggcttctcccctatgtgagttttctgatgtctCACAAGAACAGATTTTTGACtaaaacatttctgacattctgaacatgaaaatggcttctcccctaagTGGATTTTTAGATGTttcacaagatttgatttctcattaaaacatttcccacattcaggacatgaaaatggcttctcccctgtgtgagttttccGATGCCGAATAAAACTTGATTGACGGGTAAAactttttccacattctgaacatgaaaatggcttctcccctgtgtgtgttcTCTCATGTTTCTTTTGAGAGCATTTCcacataaaacatttcccacattctgaacatgaatatggcttctcccctgtgtgacttctctgatgtccaACAAGGTGTGATTTCAgactaaaacatttaccacattcaggacatgaaaatggcttctcccctgtatgaagTCTTAAATGTGTCACAAGACCAGATTTATGACTAAAACATTTtagacattctgaacatgaaaatggcttctcccctgtatgaattCTTAAATGTTTCACAAGATtagatttctgactaaaacatttctgacattctgaacatgaaaatggcttcgctCTTGTGTGTGTTCTCTCATGTTTCTTTTGAGAGCATTTCcacataaaacatttcccacattctgaacatgaatatggcttctcccctgtgtgacttctctgatgtccaACAAGCTGTGATTTcagactaaaacatttcccacattctgaacatgaaaatgtctTCTGTCCTAAGTGGATTCTTAGATGTTTCAAAAGACCAGATTTCTcacaaaaacatttcccacattctgagcatgaaaatggcttctctcctgtgtgaattctttgatgtttaacaagatctgatttatgtctaaaacactttccacattcaggacacagaaacggcttctctcctgtatgaattctctgatgtttaacaagatctgatttatgtCTAAAACACTTTTCACATTCAATACATGAGAATGGCTTCTCACCAGTGTGAGTACTCTGATGCCGAATAAAACTTGATTGAcgggtaaaacattttccacattctgaacatgaaaatggcttctcccctgtatgaattCTTAAATGTGTCACAAGACCAGATTTATGACtaaaacatttctgacattctgaacatgaaaatggcttcgctcttgtgtgagttctctgatgtttctttcgagagcatttccacataaaacatttcccacattctgaacatgaatacctcttctcccctgtgtgatttctctgatgtccaACTAGAATAACTTTCCTGgtaaaagattttccacattcagagcatgaaaatgactttttatctCTGCAATTTCTCTCATATAAAGAAAGATTAGATTTCTTCTTAAAAGGTTTCCCACGTGAAAATATTTTTCCACTCTTCTGTTTAGTTCTTGTTTTGCCAGTCAGTAATTGATTAGATGAAGGTTTCTTGTGACCATCAGTATCGGTGGATAGATCTCCACTGTAAAGGACTGAGGTTACGTTAGGAGTTATTGAATTAGCTTGTGTGGTATTGTTATCTTCTGCTTTATCATAGGAAGATAAATGAAGATTCTTATTGTGTACTCTCATCCCATTTTCACCTAGAAAATTAaacaaaagttaatttttttcccaaagcaattttttattattattaatcaatCTAGATTTTTAGAAACAATAGTaaggcataaaaaataaaataaataagaaatgaGAGATAACAGTATAGTGTACAGTTTCAGCAAAGGTAGATTTAAAGGAACCAATAATCGTCTTGATTATCGGGAATGACAGTTAATGCGAGCGATCTTCCCGGTAATCTCACCATCTAAATGTGCCGCTGATctcctgatgaacgagcaaagcgattgttcatcaggtgatcctgctgttcatgcaggcaccaccagTTATTGTTTCTGGACAGTAGattgtgtggtctaaacagcgatctgctgcccagaaacaatgattctgtatggggatgagggaTCTCtatagcgatccctcgtcctcatactgtgaaagAGTTCACTGATTGAAAATGCAGCGTTTttcttcactgaacgagcagccagcTGtccggaaggaacacttccttcctgacaaccAGTCGATCAATCAGCCTGTCTAATCTCGTCTTGAGTTTTTAGGATTTTTTTGTTGTCCAAGAATGTATTCCCTTGTAGAGATGGTGACAGGTGTTTCTATCCAGACCATACAGTCCAATACAGCCCAATGTCAACAGACAACaaaggttccagaaattcaaaagATACCACAAAAAATGATTATAATAGAAGATATGAGTGGAAGGAAATTCATGAGTGGAAGGAAATTCAGCATGAACATGTACAAACCACCTGTGTATACGCTTAATGTATGGCCCTATTATATGCTTTACAAAACCATATCTCACCCAAGTGCTTAATGAGCTTTGAGGAAAATTATCAAAACTAGAGCAGGTGGCCACCATTCAGATTCCAATCATAATAGGAcaacctttggaaaattaaataaGTAATTTGATTGGTTATCATGGGCAGCAACTCCATTTTCCTTTCAACAAGCTCTGATACATCTTCTCCTCCTTTTGCTTTGATCGCTGTTGAGCCCTATTTGTGCTTTACATATTATGGCAACtttcttctttatttttcttacaCCTTTCCTTTTTCCATTCTCAGCCCTTGTATCCCCCTTAACCCCTTTTTTCCTGTTGTTCCATTGCTGCATTCTATATATACTTGCACATAGAACttaatgatttatttttgttaacTCTTTTTGGGTGGGAATGTGAAAAAAACAACAGCAATTCCACCATTGATTTTTGCATTTGACAATGTTTACCATGTGGCATAAAAATATGTTTGCTTCATTCTGCAGATCAGTATGGTTGCTCgaatacacttgaataggaaggagccgtcccatagaaatgaatgggatggcttcttgtaattacactgctaacTGCTGCGATGTTGAcgacaagcaggtaaacaatgaaaggaAGGCAGCAGTCGCACGAAGCATGGCCTTCTCTTTATTCAACTGATTGGCGGGGTTGCCAGGTGTCTAACCCCcgccaatatgatattgatgacctaacttgaggataggtcatcaatattaaaatcctggaaaccccttttaagCTCCTGAACCCTGATCATGACGGTTGgatggcgaaacatgtaggggaaCTTTAACTTTGGTCTTTGTTTTAACGTAAATTCAAAAGACTTGAGAATAAATAAGCTTATGTGgaataagtgaataaatatatttactaaatgtgataaaaaatatAAGGACTTCCAGGGGCGGGGCATCCAGTATGGGCGCATTTTAACAACGCTCTCCACACCAGCCGCAAAATCCGCCACCATCGGCGTCCAAAAGGGCGACCGACGTGACACTAAAGAGGGTACAAGTCCCCTGTGGTAGCGCGGCTTGGAGGGCGCAAGTCATCACTGACCCGGAGTCCACGGCAGTGAGCCACACAGCATTTGTGTAGGCCACCGATCCGCGCAGCCTCGGCTTGCACTCCCTCCCTGATGCCGGGCCTCTTCAATCTTGGCTATCGGGGCCAACAATGGAGCCGGTGCCCGCATTACAATATTAAATAGGTGATTTCCTGAGGAGGGGAGGACGCCCGAGGGCCACAAACACGGCCCTGAAGAACACCCTCACCACCGAGGCCTGCATCCTCCCCACCCCCACTGTACAACACTAGCTGCTGGGATATACCGAACCAGCCAGGGAGACCAGCGATCCTACACAGACCCTCATCCTGGAGTGAAGAAGGTTCCATACCTGCAGTACAAAGGACTTGAGTACTTTCAAGATGGCGCTTCCCTCTTCATGCTGAAAATTCCCTCACTTATCTTCACACAGTCACTTTTGAGCCAATAGTGACACCTTGTGACCTATTACGGAATAACATCATCTATTACTAGCACTGATGCTTCTACAACTCTTTATGGTCAAATTTTGTTTTGTCTTCCTAATAGTATAAATATCTTAAAAGGATTACCCTCCCAAATACCTAACACAATTCAAACATCCGTTACACAGGCTTAAACCTAACAGAGATTATGGACACATTTGTGGCCAAGAACTACTAAAACAACACGTTCCACCTCTCAGACGCAATCTGCCATAGCTGCCACTGATACCTAAACTAAAATCTGCGggaaaattgcccaaaaaaaccaCCCAGGAATACTCAAGGCTCCTCTCAATCAGCCTCGGATATGCCCTTCTCATCTGAACTTATTACAGATGGTGACATCACGCCGCCTAACCTCTCCCCTACATATGACACTTGGCACTCCACGGTGGACGGTTGTAATCATGCTTCTACTGTGGCGCAAGAAGTCTCCAGGATTCTCCTACCTCTCTTTGATAAAAGACTGGAGGTACTCCATTCCTCTATTAACTCTGCCTTGCAATTAAATACCACAAACTCTCAAAAAATCTCATACCTAGACAATAAACATGCAGCTCAGGAGATCCATCTCCAACTTGGAACGCACCATACAACATTGTAGAGAAGCAGAGTCGGCTTTAACCGCTAAACTAGAGGACCTGGAGAATCGGGATCGCCGCAACAACCTTAGATTTATAGGCATCCCGGAGAGTGTTACTGGGGACGACCTACTCACATATCTTGCCATGAATATGCCTGCGGTGTTGGGCCTGGAGATGTCGACTGATAAACGTCATATTGAacgagtatacagggagtgcagaattattaagcaagttgtatttttgaggattaattttattattgaacaacaaccatgttctcaatgaacccaaaaaactcattaatatcaaagctgaatatttttggaagtagtatttagtttgtttttagttttagctattttagggggatatctgtgtgtgcaggtgactattactgtgcataattattaggcaacttaacaaaaaacaaatatatacccatttcaattatttatttttaccagtgaaaccaatataacatctcaacattcacaaatatacatttctgacattcaaaaacaaaacaaaaacaaatcagtgaccaatatagtcacctttctttgcaaggacactcaaaagcctgccatccatggattctgtcagtgttttgatctgttcaccatcaacattgcgtgcagcagcaaccacagcctcctagacactgttcagagaggtgtactgttttccctccttgtaaatctcacatttgatgatggaccacaggttctcaatggggttcagatcaggtgaacaaggaggccatgtcagtagattttcttcttttataccctttcttgccagccacgctgtggagtacttggacgcgtgtgatggagcattgtcctgcatgaaaatcatgtttttcttgaaggatgcagacttcttcctgtaccactgcttgaagaagaaggtgtcttccagaaactggcagtaggactgggagttgagcttgactccatcctcaacccgaaaaggccccacaagctcatctttgatgataccagctcaaaccagtactccacctccaccttgctggcttctgagtcggactagagctctctgccctttaccaatccagccacgggcccatccatctggcccatcaagactcactctcatttcatcagtccataaaaccttagaaaaatcagtcttgagatatttcttggcccagtcttgacgtttcagcttgtgtgtcttgttcagtggtggtcgtctttcagcctttcttaccttggccatgtctctgagtattgcacaccttgtgcttttgggcactccagtgatgttgcagctctgaaatatggccaaactggtggcaagtggcatcttggcagctgcacgcttgacttttctcagttcatgg
The sequence above is a segment of the Bufo bufo chromosome 4, aBufBuf1.1, whole genome shotgun sequence genome. Coding sequences within it:
- the LOC120999657 gene encoding zinc finger protein 260-like yields the protein MDEWEYLEEHKDLYKDVMMENHQSLTSLDGSSQRNPPERCPSPLYSKDCPQEKQNVPLDHQESSGGTTSELKKPGSVSVNGENGMRVHNKNLHLSSYDKAEDNNTTQANSITPNVTSVLYSGDLSTDTDGHKKPSSNQLLTGKTRTKQKSGKIFSRGKPFKKKSNLSLYERNCRDKKSFSCSECGKSFTRKVILVGHQRNHTGEKRYSCSECGKCFMWKCSRKKHQRTHTRAKPFSCSECQKCFSHKSGLVTHLRIHTGEKPFSCSECGKCFTRQSSFIRHQSTHTGEKPFSCIECEKCFRHKSDLVKHQRIHTGEKPFLCPECGKCFRHKSDLVKHQRIHTGEKPFSCSECGKCFCEKSGLLKHLRIHLGQKTFSCSECGKCFSLKSQLVGHQRSHTGEKPYSCSECGKCFMWKCSQKKHERTHTRAKPFSCSECQKCFSQKSNLVKHLRIHTGEKPFSCSECLKCFSHKSGLVTHLRLHTGEKPFSCPECGKCFSLKSHLVGHQRSHTGEKPYSCSECGKCFMWKCSQKKHERTHTGEKPFSCSECGKSFTRQSSFIRHRKTHTGEKPFSCPECGKCFNEKSNLVKHLKIHLGEKPFSCSECQKCFSQKSVLVRHQKTHIGEKPFSCSDCGKCFTRQSSFILHQRTHTGEKPFSCIECGKCFSHKSDLVKHQRIHTGEKPFLCPDCGKCFRMKAMLVVHQRIHTGEKPFSCSECGKSFSEKSGLLKHLRIHLGQKKFSCSECGICFILQSSLIRHLKSHTGEKSDLSSR